The Antennarius striatus isolate MH-2024 chromosome 23, ASM4005453v1, whole genome shotgun sequence genome has a segment encoding these proteins:
- the ndufs2 gene encoding NADH dehydrogenase [ubiquinone] iron-sulfur protein 2, mitochondrial, with protein MAATMLRSLTKLGRPSTKLLLNSNVLSPAYNVLQNRQKQWQPDVEWMEYYSGVVFYPSAITEKWKLPPWNDKAPHAERDVSTLTINFGPQHPAAHGVLRLVMEISGESVKKCDPHIGLLHRGTEKLIEYKTYLQALPYFDRLDYVSMMCNEQAYSLAVEKLLNIQAPPRAQWIRVLYGEITRIMNHIMAVTTHALDIGAMTPFFWMFEEREKLFEFYERVSGARMHAAYIRPGGVHQDMPLGLMDDIYEWCKNFSIRIDEVEEMLTNNRIWKNRTVNIGVVTADVALNYGFSGVMLRGSGIQWDLRKSQPYDKYDEVDFDVPIGSNGDCYDRYLCRMEEMRQSLRIIHQALNKMPEGEIKVDDAKVAPPKRSEMKTSMESLIHHFKLYTEGYQVPPGATYTAVEAPKGEFGVYLISDGSSRPYRCKIKAPGLAHLAGLDKMSEGHMLADVVAIIGTQDVVFGEIDR; from the exons ATGGCGGCCACGATGTTGAGGTCGCTCACCAAACTAGGACGTCCTTCAACAAAATTGTTATTGAATAGTAATGTGCTAAGTCCTGCTTATAATGTCCTGCAGAACAG GCAGAAACAGTGGCAGCCAGATGTAGAGTGGATGGAGTACTACAGTGGGGTTGTGTTTTATCCCAGCGCCATAACTGAAAAATGGAAATTACCCCCATGGAATG ACAAAGCTCCTCATGCAGAGAGGGATGTCTCCACCTTGACTATCAACTTTGGGCCCCAGCATCCTGCAGCTCACGGTGTGCTGCGTCTTGTCATGGAGATCAGCGGAGAGTCTGTCAAGAAATGTGACCCCCACATCGGCTTGCTTCACCGTGGCACAGAAAAACTCATCGAGTACAAGACCTACCTGCAG GCTCTGCCCTACTTTGACCGTCTGGACTATGTTTCCATGATGTGCAATGAGCAAGCCTACTCTCTGGCTGTAGAGAAGCTGCTCAACATTCAAGCTCCACCTCGTGCGCAGTGGATCAGAG TTTTGTACGGAGAGATAACTCGCATCATGAACCACATCATGGCCGTCACCACACACGCGCTCGACATCGGCGCCATGACCCCCTTCTTCTGGATGTTTGAGGAGCGAGAGAAG CTGTTTGAGTTCTATGAGCGAGTGTCCGGAGCCAGGATGCACGCTGCTTACATCAGACCAGGTGGAGTCCATCAG GATATGCCCCTTGGCTTGATGGACGACATCTACGAGTGGTGCAAGAATTTCTCCATTAGAATCGATGAGGTGGAAGAG ATGCTGACCAACAACCGCATCTGGAAGAATCGGACTGTGAACATCGGGGTGGTTACTGCTGACGTAGCTCTGAACTATGGCTTCAG TGGAGTGATGCTGCGAGGGTCAGGCATTCAGTGGGACCTGAGAAAGTCTCAGCCTTATGACAAGTATGACGAGGTGGACTTTGACGTCCCTATTGGAAGCAATGGCGACTGCTACGACAG GTATTTGTGCAGAATGGAGGAGATGAGGCAGTCTCTAAGGATCATACACCAGGCACTCAACAAGATGCCGGAAGGAGAGATTAAGGTGGACGATGCCAAGGTGGCTCCACCGAAGCGGTCTGAGatgaag ACGTCCATGGAGTCTCTGATCCACCACTTTAAACTGTACACAGAGGGGTACCAGGTCCCCCCGGGGGCCACGTACACTGCTGTGGAGGCACCCAAG GGAGAGTTTGGCGTATATTTGATATCAgatggctccagcagaccttATCGCTGCAAGATCAAAGCTCCTGGATTGGCTCACTTG GCTGGTCTGGATAAAATGTCCGAAGGACACATGCTCGCTGACGTGGTAGCCATTATTG GCACACAGGACGTCGTGTTTGGAGAGATCGACCGCTAG
- the fcer1g gene encoding high affinity immunoglobulin epsilon receptor subunit gamma, whose amino-acid sequence MTVWGRRPLLVAIPLWMSFESAAALTEQHICYMLDGILFVYGIVLTVLYCRLKISNARDVKAKEAKQKQNVAEAIYVGLAPHAQDTYETISVKK is encoded by the exons ATGACCGTGTGGGGTAGGAGGCCGTTGCTGGTGGCGATTCCTTTGTGGATGAGTTTTGAGAGCGCTG CTGCTTTGACAGAGCAACACATCTGCTACATGCTGGATGGAATCCTGTTTGTGTACGGCATCGTCCTGACAGTTCTCTACTGCAGGTtgaag ATTTCCAATGCTAGGGATGTTAAAGCAAAGGAAGCAAAACAGAAACAG AATGTTGCTGAGGCCATCTATGTG GGTTTGGCTCCTCATGCTCAGGACACATATGAAACTATAAGTGTGAAGAAGTGa